From the genome of Kluyveromyces lactis strain NRRL Y-1140 chromosome F complete sequence:
ttgaaattagagAATGTTTTATTGGATGGGAATGGTCACGCAAAACTTACAGACTTCGGTTTCACAAGAGAGATGGCTACAAGGTCGCAGTTAGAGACCATTTGTGGTACCACGGTGTACATGGCGCCGGAATTGATTGAAAGGAAATGTTATGATGGGTTTAAGGTAGATATATGGTCACTTGGAATTATTTTATATACGATGATCAACGGTTACATGCCCTTCGACgaggatgatgatatcaaaacAAAACTGAAAATTGTTAACGATGAACTGGATTTCAATCAAGAGTGGATCTCCGATGATGCCATTGATCTTATCCAAGGGATGCTGCGCAAAAATCCGAATGAGAGGATATCATTAGCGCAAGTTCTCTCGCATCCATTCCTTCAACCTTGGGGTGTAGTCGCTAAAGAGAAAACTGATAAGGTGTTGCTGAAACAGCGAGGTGGTCATGTTCATTTCCATTCGAAACATGAAAAGcgtttgttgaaaagattgaagCAATGTGGATTTGATACTGgttctatcaaaaattctgtcaacaaaagaaaatgtgatTCCTTGAGCGGCTTGTGGTTTTTACTTCTAGAAAGATACGAACTGAGCGATGCAAAGGTACCGAAAAGGTCAAAATCTGTAATGTCGGTACGAAAAGTTTTCGAATCATCTGTAAACATGGTTAtggatgatattttggTGACCTCACCTGAATGTGTTAAAATTAActcattgaagaagatactCAGTCGTAAAAGTGTAGATCAAGATGTTGAGCTGCCTCAGACTATTGAAGATGTGAAAGTACGAACGCAACCCAAGGACAGGAAAGCTGCTGAACCGGAGTCAATACATCCAGCTGATacaacaaacaaaaagaaagggTTTCTACAACgagtttcttctcttttcaaaccCAAAAAGCATAACAATCATGTCGATGATAATCAGTCAATAAAATTTTCTTCCCAAGGCATACACCCGTTGCTAGGCAAAAAACGACACAAAAATGGATCGAATGACTCAGAAGCGCCTTCCATCTCTCAATCAACTAAGCCACCTCCTGAACAGGAAGACCTCAACGTccaatttgaagatataaCTAATAAGGCTAATCACAGTTTtaagaagttgaaatcaCATTCATCAAGTGAGATTTCCAAGAACATTAACGAGCCTCAGTTGAATCATTTACACATTGATGGAGGAACTGAAGATTCactgaaaatatcaaacaaCAGGGGTATCAGGCGGTCCTCCATTGCCTCGCAGCATTCAGCCATTTCAAATGATACGTTCAACTCTGACTACTCTACTGATGCTCAATCGGGGTTCAGATCTAACAACACTCAATCTTCAAGTAGGATCAACGCAAATTCAGAAACTTCAGCAGCCACTCGGAAGAATGTACGAAGAACGTTGAGTGTATTATCTAGTGCATCTAGTAACTCAGAGATGAGTTCAAGAACTGACTCTTTCTATGATATAACGACTGCTTCCTCGCCAATGAATATGGATATCCGTTCAAATTACAACATTCGATCGGATTCTCAGTTCCCTAAAATTAATGGTAACTCTCCATGGCTGATCAAAAGAGGAAAATCTCCGATAGGAAGGCGTAGCCGAATATCTAATCGTTCTTTAAACAGGAAATTCAGGCAGCCAACTCCCAATAGAGCTGATTCTGTTATTCAAGAAGAGAGCTCTTtcgatgaaaatgaacGCGCTTCTAATTTACCAGAGGTAAGCGAGTATGATAGTGGTGAAATTGCCATTCACAGCGACAGTGAGACACcttcaaaaggaaatacTCCGCTGTATGCTATTGGGATTAATCACCCGGAATCCAGACCTGTTTTGTTCAACGTTGGCAGATCTGTAAGTGATGGTAGCAGCTGGTCACATCCTCAGTCGGATTTCCATGAACCGTTGAGTGCTCCAGTAATTCGAAAAAGTTCTCGACGTCATGTAGAGGATGATGACTATGAGTCTAATATTGCAGCTGATGACGAAGACAATTCTTTGGAGGATGAGGAACAAGAACACGTAAGATCAATAGCCGAATCGGTCTAAGACTTCATATGTGTATAGATTCATAACTTTTTTAACTCGTTGATTGTATTGTTTACCTAAAACTTGAACATTTAATTCAGAAGCAAGTATCACGGTTCTTGCTTCTTGAGATTCTGTAAAATCGTTTGAAGAGGTCCGGAAGGAGCTCCATCTACAGTGAGTGACTTGACAAGGTCAGCAATTGGAGAGCATTCAGCAGACACATCTTGTAATGATTGGTGAAGTTCAGAAAGTGTATCTAACTCAGAATCTGCAATCTGATCTTTATCAGCATCGCTGTCCATATAACTTCCACGCAAGTTAGCAATGTAATCGTCAGCTAAGTTTAACCCATTTTTGAggaagaattcaaagaaatcgtCTTCATCGATGGAAATATCAGAGTccttttcaagaaaggaTTCTTGTTCATTATCAACATGCGCATCACCATTCACGTTTCTCTCATCAGAATTATCATTGATGATTCCCTTTAAATCGGACTCATCGTTCAAAAAAGATAATAGATTAGTCTTTAAGGTATCCAAACTGGTGGCATTTaattcaacatcatcatctggGTTAAGGATGTCCCATTTTACGTTTGCTATCTGAAAGTCCTCTGTAATGATTTTATGCTCCTGTAAACAGGATAGTAACGCTTTCGGTTTTAACCTGTTATTGCTATTTAAAGTTAGGATATCATTGTCAATCATatgatgaattgaatcGACCAACACGCTTCCAAGAGTATCACTGTAAAAGTCAAGTTTATTGTTTAGCTCTTGGTCTGTACTCGTCAAATCGACGAACTTCTTAACAAGAGCCAAGTGAGATTGTGGCGCAATGACATCTATCATATGACCATCTTCTGTATGTTTTTCTGTTGGAATCGTCTCAAAAGAAGACGTCATAAAATGAGTCAGAGCCAAGCTTACCAGTTTAGGATTgtatttcaaaatttcgGCCACTTTTGAATCAGTAATTATAGTTTTACAGCATTTCAGTTTGTTAAGAGTAGAGTAGGGGAACACTTTTAGGAAGTTCTTTCGTATATTACTTTCTAGATCCGGAAGATAGGAAACTTTTGAGCtgtctttcttcaaaaacgATAGTGCTTCGTATTTACTAAGGCCTCGATCATAATAGAAAGTAATCGGTATATAACTGATCTTGCCCATTGTTATCCATATTCTGTTATTACTAACTGGAAACTCTAGCTCAGCGGGAATAATCTCATTGGCTTCCATCAATATGAATTCACCGTCTGTATCACATACCTTAATAAATGTACACGGTCCTGCATGTCTCGAGAAATTTAGAAGTATGGATAACACCAAGCACTCCTCATCACGAGCGTTATCCCCTACTTGAAGCGAGCCAAATATATAGTATTCTCCAGATAAAGATTCTCTGATCTCAAGTGATACACCGTTATAACCATTCCATGGGAAAGCTTCATTCCAGGGTTCCAACATTGAAGACAACTCAGAAAGTTGTGACTTAAGTAtaatttgatcttgatctttAATCAACTCGTCTAGGTAGAATATCCCAAACATCATGGTAGTTTCATGTTCCTGGTTGAATATGTCATCGTTTAATTCAGTTGTTTCCTGCTGCCATAGAAAGTTATCATTCACATAAGGCTGAGTCTTAGTTACTAGCATCTAGTTGTTTGTATAGCCCGTCTGAGCAACTGCTGATTCACGTACGTGTTGAACTGCTATTTCCTGGATTTCATTATCTCCTTTTATCTCATGTCATCTCATCGTTCATTTCATGTATTTCATCGTTTCATCTAAATTGAGAACATTAATTAAAGACATAATTAAGGTTTACCAAGTTCGAACGAGATaaaggaagaagacgaTAATAGGGCGTAGAATAACCAATATCAATGGAAGAGCTGCGAGAACGTGTTTGGCATGGTTCACTCAATGTGGAAATTATGCTATCTGATTCGATAGTAGTACCGAATACCCCTCTTTCTGAGAAATGCTATCACATAGTTGTTTTGCGAGAATCTTTCTTGGCATTATATCTTCCAGCAATAGTACGAAAGCTTGGAAACAATGTGATTGTCACGTATGAGAACCCTTATAAGCAGTGGTGGTTTGAATATGATGGAGTGCCCGTTCCTTGGGAGTATCCTTGTGGTGTACTATTCGACTTTTTATGCAACTCTTCGACCACTTCAACCGGTaaagaagatgatcaaCGACTACAGATGTGGAAACTTAAACTATGTCACGGGAACAAATATCCACCTGGGATACTTCCATTGGTTGATGGTTTGCGCCAAGTAAAAGATCACTGGAAGCACCAGTGGAAACAGGCATGTTTCATTCTAAATGGTTCTGCGAAGCGTATTATGTCGTTATCAATACCTGATTTTGAAGCTTTCTGGCAGAGTTTAATATCGAGACATCAGCCAGACTACATCAAGGTTCGGGAGAAGTTGCTCACACCGAATAAAACTAAACATATACCTATAAGAGTGTGGACTGCAGATGCATCATTCCTACAACCTTCAATACCCGCTAATTCCGACACTATGACGCTGTTTGATGTTATGACTTCAATGGACATTAAGCTTCAGGAAAATAACAGAGCAATTATACAAGGCATAGTGATCTGTTCGGATGAGGACATTATTAATTTATATGATTTATTTGCAAGCATTGACGGATTTTTATATGTAGTCATCAAATAATAAGCTTCAGCGTATATATACAGTAAAATAGATATTGAAAGTTCGGAGAGTTTCATTAGTCAATTGACTTACTCAGTTGAAACATCATTAGGGACTTCAAAAACTGCCTGTAACCATACACGATACATCTTTAGTTGTCTTTTACGATTGACCAATAGTCTTCTGTCTGTTCCAATCTGTTTCTCAACGAAATATTTTTCAGTGAAGATGTCGCGCAGTTCTTGTTCAGTGAAGAAATACACTCTTGTTCCATCTCCTCTAACGTAGAAATTATCATCCAGTAGtctattctttttgaaCCGTACCTGAGCTAGATCATAACGTCCATAATCACGGAACAGTATCTTACCACCTGGCTTTAGGATTTTATGAAGGTTATCCATTGCCTTACTCCATTGTTCAGGTGATAGTGCACTAAACACGAAGATCATAACAGCAATATCGACAGAATTTGGCTCTATCCCGTCCGGTAATTCTCCTTCAATATTTGCAAGATCCCACACTGTTGCGTGTCCATATTTTGGATTGAATTGATCTGAAGTCTTCACTAACTCGACAGCTCTTGGAGCAAAGTCAGCTGCTACTATTCTCAATTGTTCGTTTTGATTCTCAGTCAGAATTGGGAAGAACGTGTTACCGGCACCACatccaatttcaaaaacGGTAACTGGACCAGCATCAGGTTTAGTCGCTTCATATAAAGATGGGAACTCGATTTGAAGCCATTTTCtgtctttgaagaaattttcCCTATTGTTTTTATAAAATATGTCCCAGTAACGAGCAGGATTACTATTGTATAGATTCTTGTCAAATTCTGGAACAGGGTCCTTGTATTgtttttgaatcttttcttctgcagCCAAAACTTGTTCTTCACCCCATTCGACATTATCCCAGGCATTATGGTTCCATACTTCGTCGTCAGCCTTCAATGTAcgttttccaaaatcaaatgGTTCATCACGGCCTATTCTTGTATCTTTTATCTCCAccaattccaaagaagatgataagCTTTCATCGTTGGTGAAAGTCGATTCAAGATCATTTTCAGGTTCTTCTGATAAATTAGTCTTGCCTAAGCGAATTTTCTTCGGCAGCAGGAGCTGCTGATTCACTGTTTGCTgcattcttcttcttcttcttcttcttgtttttaTTCTTGTTGCTAGACTTAGAAGCAGGCTCGTTCACGTCTTGAGTATCACCTTCATGCTCGGCTTCATCTTTATCTTTAGCCTCGTCTTTGGCTTCAGCTGAGGCTTCAGCTGAGGCTTCAGGTGTCTCTTCAGCCTCTTCAGCCTTAGTAGGTTCATTTTCAGCTACATCTTCAGAATTTTCTTCGATGACAGGttcactttcttcaatttcttccttgacactttcttcaattacTTCTTTGACAACCGGTTCTGTTTCCTGAGCTGGCTCTTCTTCCTGAGCTGGCTCTTCTTCCTGAGCTGGCTCTTCTTCCTGAGCTGGCTCTTCTTCCTGAGCtggctcttcttcttgagcTGGTTTATCCTCTTCCTCGGCCGAACCCTCAGAACTAACCTGCTGTCCGTTCACAGGACTGGTTTCAACAGCGGAATGGTTCGAATCACCCTTGTCCTCCACAGGATCCTTAGCGATGCTCtcaaatttctttatcaaatCGGCAACACCCATTGTC
Proteins encoded in this window:
- a CDS encoding uncharacterized protein (no similarity), which translates into the protein MGVADLIKKFESIAKDPVEDKGDSNHSAVETSPVNGQQVSSEGSAEEEDKPAQEEEPAQEEEPAQEEEPAQEEEPAQEEEPAQETEPVVKEVIEESVKEEIEESEPVIEENSEDVAENEPTKAEEAEETPEASAEASAEAKDEAKDKDEAEHEGDTQDVNEPASKSSNKNKNKKKKKKKNAANSESAAPAAEENSLRQD
- a CDS encoding class I SAM-dependent methyltransferase (similar to uniprot|Q08641 Saccharomyces cerevisiae YOR239W/YOR240W), with the translated sequence MQQTVNQQLLLPKKIRLGKTNLSEEPENDLESTFTNDESLSSSLELVEIKDTRIGRDEPFDFGKRTLKADDEVWNHNAWDNVEWGEEQVLAAEEKIQKQYKDPVPEFDKNLYNSNPARYWDIFYKNNRENFFKDRKWLQIEFPSLYEATKPDAGPVTVFEIGCGAGNTFFPILTENQNEQLRIVAADFAPRAVELVKTSDQFNPKYGHATVWDLANIEGELPDGIEPNSVDIAVMIFVFSALSPEQWSKAMDNLHKILKPGGKILFRDYGRYDLAQVRFKKNRLLDDNFYVRGDGTRVYFFTEQELRDIFTEKYFVEKQIGTDRRLLVNRKRQLKMYRVWLQAVFEVPNDVSTE
- a CDS encoding uncharacterized protein (conserved hypothetical protein), coding for MLVTKTQPYVNDNFLWQQETTELNDDIFNQEHETTMMFGIFYLDELIKDQDQIILKSQLSELSSMLEPWNEAFPWNGYNGVSLEIRESLSGEYYIFGSLQVGDNARDEECLVLSILLNFSRHAGPCTFIKVCDTDGEFILMEANEIIPAELEFPVSNNRIWITMGKISYIPITFYYDRGLSKYEALSFLKKDSSKVSYLPDLESNIRKNFLKVFPYSTLNKLKCCKTIITDSKVAEILKYNPKLVSLALTHFMTSSFETIPTEKHTEDGHMIDVIAPQSHLALVKKFVDLTSTDQELNNKLDFYSDTLGSVLVDSIHHMIDNDILTLNSNNRLKPKALLSCLQEHKIITEDFQIANVKWDILNPDDDVELNATSLDTLKTNLLSFLNDESDLKGIINDNSDERNVNGDAHVDNEQESFLEKDSDISIDEDDFFEFFLKNGLNLADDYIANLRGSYMDSDADKDQIADSELDTLSELHQSLQDVSAECSPIADLVKSLTVDGAPSGPLQTILQNLKKQEP
- the ATG5 gene encoding Atg5p (similar to uniprot|Q12380 Saccharomyces cerevisiae YPL149W ATG5 Conserved autophagy-related protein that undergoes conjugation with Atg12p and then associates with Atg16p to form a cytosolic complex essential for autophagosome formation) is translated as MEELRERVWHGSLNVEIMLSDSIVVPNTPLSEKCYHIVVLRESFLALYLPAIVRKLGNNVIVTYENPYKQWWFEYDGVPVPWEYPCGVLFDFLCNSSTTSTGKEDDQRLQMWKLKLCHGNKYPPGILPLVDGLRQVKDHWKHQWKQACFILNGSAKRIMSLSIPDFEAFWQSLISRHQPDYIKVREKLLTPNKTKHIPIRVWTADASFLQPSIPANSDTMTLFDVMTSMDIKLQENNRAIIQGIVICSDEDIINLYDLFASIDGFLYVVIK
- a CDS encoding non-specific serine/threonine protein kinase (similar to uniprot|Q12152 Saccharomyces cerevisiae YPL150W Hypothetical ORF), translated to MFTTRAEQNNIKATIAASYDKLYSQFSSDELSEIGNYKISKFIGEGSFGKVYLATHRLTHQKVVLKTGNKRDPNVVREVFYHRQFDFPYITKLYEVIVTESRVWMVLEYCSGHELYEHLLKEQRLSLEESKKLFSQIASAVYYAHELKCVHRDLKLENVLLDGNGHAKLTDFGFTREMATRSQLETICGTTVYMAPELIERKCYDGFKVDIWSLGIILYTMINGYMPFDEDDDIKTKLKIVNDELDFNQEWISDDAIDLIQGMLRKNPNERISLAQVLSHPFLQPWGVVAKEKTDKVLLKQRGGHVHFHSKHEKRLLKRLKQCGFDTGSIKNSVNKRKCDSLSGLWFLLLERYELSDAKVPKRSKSVMSVRKVFESSVNMVMDDILVTSPECVKINSLKKILSRKSVDQDVELPQTIEDVKVRTQPKDRKAAEPESIHPADTTNKKKGFLQRVSSLFKPKKHNNHVDDNQSIKFSSQGIHPLLGKKRHKNGSNDSEAPSISQSTKPPPEQEDLNVQFEDITNKANHSFKKLKSHSSSEISKNINEPQLNHLHIDGGTEDSLKISNNRGIRRSSIASQHSAISNDTFNSDYSTDAQSGFRSNNTQSSSRINANSETSAATRKNVRRTLSVLSSASSNSEMSSRTDSFYDITTASSPMNMDIRSNYNIRSDSQFPKINGNSPWLIKRGKSPIGRRSRISNRSLNRKFRQPTPNRADSVIQEESSFDENERASNLPEVSEYDSGEIAIHSDSETPSKGNTPLYAIGINHPESRPVLFNVGRSVSDGSSWSHPQSDFHEPLSAPVIRKSSRRHVEDDDYESNIAADDEDNSLEDEEQEHVRSIAESV